TTTTGGAGAGTATCAATTAACACTTTTGAATTATATTCTAAATCTTTTCCTAGCAAATCTTTTATTTGATAAATAGGAAGACCAAAATCTGTTGGTTTAATAACTTCATGTGTGATTTTTTCTTTGTCTAGTTTAGAGATATAAGTTGCTGAGCAAACTGATATTTCATCTAAACCATCCTCTCCATGTACGACAAGCGCTTTTTTCCTTTTTAATTGTTTTAAGCAATTAATAAATAACGGTAAATAATCTTTTTGAAATACTCCGATATATTGCCCAGAAAGATTCAATGGATTTGCTAATGGAATGATGAGATCAATAATAGTTTTAAAGCCTAAAGTTTTTCGAATATCCATTAAATGTTTTAAGCTTGGATAGACAATTTTGGAACTTAAAATAGTGATATTTTCTTCTTCAAGTTGTTCACAAGCTTTTTCTGAATTTGCAGCAGGAAAAATATTTAATAATTGCAATACCTCCAAGCTATTAGCTTTCTGTAGATTACCTGCCCCTGTAAATTTAGCAACTTTTGCACCAGCTGCAGCAGCAATAAGCGCTGATGTTGTCATGATATTTAAAGTTGTAATTCTATCTCCGCCTGTTCCACTGCAATCAACTAAATTTTCATATGATTTATTTGTTTTGAATGCACTTTGAGTCTTTATTGTTTTTAATATTTTAATGATAATTTCTTCAGAAACTGGAAGAAAACGAAATCCAGTTAGAACTGCTGCTATTCTTACATCAGATAAAGTACCATCTATCATACTGAATGTAAGAGCTTCTGCTTCATCAATTGAAAAACCGCGACCAGCAAAAACCTGTTCCATTATTGGAGAAAAATTTTTATCAATAATCATGATCTCGCTCTTTTTTTAATATTAGCGTTGTTTTATAAGAAAAACTTGATGATAAAACTAGTTGTGTAAAAATATTATCTTTAATACTTTTTAAATTCAAGAAATTATTAATTTCTTGATAACAAGTTGCAGGAGCTTCTAAAGATAAAACATGTGCACAATCGTCAACCCACTTTGCTGTAATATTCTTTATATTATTATTTAAAAGTATGGGTATTTTACAAGATAATAATTTATCTTCTTTACCCCATAACAATAAAACAGGACATTTAATATTTTTTAAATTGTCATCAACAAAATGATCTTCTTTAGTTGAATTAAGCAAATCTTTAATTTTTTCATCTTTCAAGTTGCGGTATAATGCTCTTTTGGCTGTTTTACTTAGAATTGGAATACCAGTGAATGGAAATGCTTTCATAATTCCAGGATACAATTTATGAAATTTTCTCCAACTTAAGAATGAGAGGGTATCTCTTAAACCAAATGGATTTACTTTTAATCCTGCTGGATTTAGTAAAATTAATTTATTAACACGTTTTTGTTGGGTGCTTGCTATATACATTGACAACCAACCACCTAAACTTAGTCCGCAAAGATCTACTGTGTCTTCTGTTACTTTAGAGATAAATTCTATTAGAGATTCAGCATGTTCTAAGAAATTCATAACAGAATTATTAGCTTGGCTAAAACCTGCCATATGAAATAAATCTGGTATAATAATTCTTCTTTTATTTTCCAGCATTTTTCCTAATATCCACCAACTTTGTGCGCTGCTACCTAAACCATGAACAAAAATAATTGGTTTTAGATCAGATTTTGGATTGCTATCATAATAGTGAATTTGTCCATATTTAGTAGTAATTACACTAGATGAAAATCCAGTCAAATTTAAAGCAGATTTTAAAATTTTTGAGAATGATTTATCTAATGCAATTTCTGTAGACTTAACTACTTCAAGATTTTCTACTTTTTTTGCTGGTCTAACAACAAACTGCAATAATTTTAATTGCAAATATCTGTTAATATGCATATTAGAAGATAAAAAATGAAAGTTAAAATTTTTTTGTGGCATTTCACCCAATCTCTTTTAAAAGTACTTGCTCAATTCGATTAGCCATGGATTCAATTTGCGCAAGCTCAGGCCCTTCTAAAGTTATTCTAGCTAATGACTCTGTACCACTGTAACGTAATAGAACCCTTCCTGAAGAACCTAACTCTTTTTCAAATTCTCTCACAATTGAAGTCGTTAAGGGAAGAGTGTCAATGGGAGGTTTTTTACTAACTTTTACATTTTTAGTAATTTGAGGGAACTTTTTCATAATAGAAGCTAGTGCTGAAATTTTTTTATGAGTCAGACACATTATTTCTAGAACTTTTAAGCAAGCTATTAAGGCATCGCCAGTTGTGCTAGAATCCAAAAAGATAAGATGTCCTGACTGTTCTCCACCTAAGCAAATGTTGTTAAGTAACATGCTCTCCATGACATTTCTATCGCCTACATTTGTGCGCAAGACTTTGATACCTGCATTTTCCATCGCAACATCAAATCCTTTATTACTCATTATCGTAACACAGACACCATTATTTTTTAATTGATTATGTGATTTCATTTCCAAAGCACATAATGCAATAATATTATCTCCATCTAAAATGTTACCTAATTCGTCAACAACTATAATTCTATCAGCATCCCCATCTAAAGCAAAACCAATATCAGCACCAACTTCTTTAACTTTTTTTGCTAATATTTCTGGGTGTAATGCACCACTTCCTTCATTAATATTAAATCCATCTGGATTGTCGTGGATGATATGAACTTTTGCACCTAACTCTGCAAAAACTTTTGGGCCCACTTTATAACCAGCGCCATGAGCACAATCGAGGACAATTTTAAATCCATCTAATTTTAAATTTTTTGGAAATTTTTCTTTGAGAAATACCGCATATTGGCCTATCGCATCATCAATTCTTTTGGCTCTACCTAATTCTTTTGACGTAACTAAATGTTTGTCGAGTTCATTACTATCCATCAAGTTTTCAATAAATAATTCTTCGCTATCAGGAAGTTTAAAACCATTATGATCAAATAATTTGATACCATTATCTGAAAATGGATTATGACTTGCTGAAATAACAATTCCAGCATCGGCTCGCATGCCTCTAGTAAGATAAGCAATTCCTGGCGTAGGTAAGGGGCCTACAAATAATACGTCAACACCAACACTGCATAAACCTGAAGAAATAATTCCTTCAATTAAATATCCACTTACTCTTGTATCTTTGCCAATTAAAACCTTAGGTTTATCAATTTTTCTTTTTAAACTAATTCCAAAAGCTTGAGCAAATTTTAATAAATTAACAGGAGCCATTATGCCGGCATTAGCTTCGCCACGAATACCGTCAGTACCAAAATATTTTCCCATAAAATAGCCTTTAAGGATTGAGATGAACTGAAATGAAGTCAGGAATGATCTTAACTAAAGATACATTTCCTGGAATTTTTAAGATAATAGGTTTGTCTTGCCAACCTGGTTTGAGGTCTGTAGCATCGATAAAAACTCTAACGTCGGAAGGATCGAGTTTATTAAGTATAATCCTTTGACCTGATACTTCAACATCTACTGAACTTGGACGTAATTGTATTTTTGAAAAATTTCTTTTTGCTATGTTTTTAATTTCAATTGGGACAGAACGAAAGGTTCTATTAAATTTTTTTGGACCCAACGTGATAGCAACAACAACGCTTTTTTCAATGGACTTAATCGCTGAAGATTCTTCAAGTTCAATATTTGCATCTGTAATTAAATTTTTATTAATGCCTTCTATAACAATAGGGATTGTAAAAATATTTTGTGTTCTTGCAAGCTGTTGTCTTGCACCTGAAACTTTAATTTGTGAAGGTGTTACTTTAACTTGTTCTACCATTAAACCTGGTTGTGGTTCTCCTTTCAAAACCGCTTGGATAGGAAGAATTTTTTCTTGAATTTTGTCAATATCAACATCTATATATGGTCTCTCAATGATCATATTATATTGTTTAGGCAGTCTTGGAAAATTTTCTCTTCCAACTTTTACTCTTACTTTTCCAGGTGTTTCACTAATAATTTCAATTTCTCCAGTCAATTCGATGTCTGTAGGAGAAATTGAAAAAATAGAATTTTGTTGTTTTATTGTTACATCTAAGGTTCTTTCTTTTTGCCCAAGAATGATCATAGAAGGAGATGTAACTAATTTTACTCTAGCAACTTTTTCAAAAGTAAGATCTTTATCAGTTCTAACAATGAAAAAAATGACAATAGAAAATAAAAATGAAAGAACTTTTAACCAAAAATTATTAGTTATTAATTTAAATAATTCTCTTGCAATTGAAAGATTTTCTTGCTGTGGTCCAACTGGCATTATTTCGGTTCATCCTTTTGTTTTTTATCATTCAAATTAATATCATCTTTCTTATTTTTTTCTTCGTCTTTTTTGTTTTTCTCTATAGGAGGATCTAATGGAATTCCACCAATTGAAACATCTCTTGGAG
The Pigmentibacter ruber genome window above contains:
- a CDS encoding CdaR family protein; its protein translation is MPVGPQQENLSIARELFKLITNNFWLKVLSFLFSIVIFFIVRTDKDLTFEKVARVKLVTSPSMIILGQKERTLDVTIKQQNSIFSISPTDIELTGEIEIISETPGKVRVKVGRENFPRLPKQYNMIIERPYIDVDIDKIQEKILPIQAVLKGEPQPGLMVEQVKVTPSQIKVSGARQQLARTQNIFTIPIVIEGINKNLITDANIELEESSAIKSIEKSVVVAITLGPKKFNRTFRSVPIEIKNIAKRNFSKIQLRPSSVDVEVSGQRIILNKLDPSDVRVFIDATDLKPGWQDKPIILKIPGNVSLVKIIPDFISVHLNP
- the trpD gene encoding anthranilate phosphoribosyltransferase — encoded protein: MIIDKNFSPIMEQVFAGRGFSIDEAEALTFSMIDGTLSDVRIAAVLTGFRFLPVSEEIIIKILKTIKTQSAFKTNKSYENLVDCSGTGGDRITTLNIMTTSALIAAAAGAKVAKFTGAGNLQKANSLEVLQLLNIFPAANSEKACEQLEEENITILSSKIVYPSLKHLMDIRKTLGFKTIIDLIIPLANPLNLSGQYIGVFQKDYLPLFINCLKQLKRKKALVVHGEDGLDEISVCSATYISKLDKEKITHEVIKPTDFGLPIYQIKDLLGKDLEYNSKVLIDTLQNKSKQAIIDAVSLNAAATLWCADKCNTLQEGLQLAKETIRSGRAFKILESWKNKTH
- a CDS encoding alpha/beta fold hydrolase, which gives rise to MPQKNFNFHFLSSNMHINRYLQLKLLQFVVRPAKKVENLEVVKSTEIALDKSFSKILKSALNLTGFSSSVITTKYGQIHYYDSNPKSDLKPIIFVHGLGSSAQSWWILGKMLENKRRIIIPDLFHMAGFSQANNSVMNFLEHAESLIEFISKVTEDTVDLCGLSLGGWLSMYIASTQQKRVNKLILLNPAGLKVNPFGLRDTLSFLSWRKFHKLYPGIMKAFPFTGIPILSKTAKRALYRNLKDEKIKDLLNSTKEDHFVDDNLKNIKCPVLLLWGKEDKLLSCKIPILLNNNIKNITAKWVDDCAHVLSLEAPATCYQEINNFLNLKSIKDNIFTQLVLSSSFSYKTTLILKKERDHDY
- the glmM gene encoding phosphoglucosamine mutase, encoding MGKYFGTDGIRGEANAGIMAPVNLLKFAQAFGISLKRKIDKPKVLIGKDTRVSGYLIEGIISSGLCSVGVDVLFVGPLPTPGIAYLTRGMRADAGIVISASHNPFSDNGIKLFDHNGFKLPDSEELFIENLMDSNELDKHLVTSKELGRAKRIDDAIGQYAVFLKEKFPKNLKLDGFKIVLDCAHGAGYKVGPKVFAELGAKVHIIHDNPDGFNINEGSGALHPEILAKKVKEVGADIGFALDGDADRIIVVDELGNILDGDNIIALCALEMKSHNQLKNNGVCVTIMSNKGFDVAMENAGIKVLRTNVGDRNVMESMLLNNICLGGEQSGHLIFLDSSTTGDALIACLKVLEIMCLTHKKISALASIMKKFPQITKNVKVSKKPPIDTLPLTTSIVREFEKELGSSGRVLLRYSGTESLARITLEGPELAQIESMANRIEQVLLKEIG